The nucleotide window TTTTTTATTTTCGAGGCGGATATGGCTTTTGAATCCGAGCTGAAATATACGGTCAGAGATAAATCAATATTTTCCCGGATTGCTACTCTCCGGGAAATTGCTGCCTACGCCGCCCGGGACACCGGTATTCACCGTCATCGGGACACCTATTTCGACACGCCCGACCGCTGCCTGCTCCAGGCAAAGGTTGTTTTCCGTCTCCGTGAAGAGAAAAAACATTCTGTTCTCACATTCAAAGCCCCGGGAAGAAAAGGCGGGGACTTTTACCACAGGGTGGAAATAGAAGCTCGAACTGACTCCAAACCGGCAGATATTACACAAGGTCATCTCCCGGATATTCCTCCTGTGCAGGAGATGAGAAAATACATCGGAAATGCATCACTGACCGTTACTCTTTCTGTGACCAACAACCGGCGTATTATCGTGCTTTCCAAGCAAGGGATACCACGGTTCGAGATGGCATTTGACGATGTGACATTCAGCGGTCCGGGAGGAACAGGGCGTGTCCTCGAGTTGGAAGTCGAATCAGTCGCCTGGGAGGATGAAGGATTGAAAGCGGTGGGGGAGTGGCTGACCGGGCGTTTCGATCTTTACCCGGCAGGACCTTCGAAATACATCCTTGGTATGGAACTGGTGGGAGAGGATCCAAAAAACAAGAATACAGAGTACAGAAGTCAGAAGTCAGAATGACCAAACGTGAAAAATTCGACCGCCTGCTCCGTGGTAAGTATGCAAAGCAAATGTAAAAATTTACTGACTAATTTTGAGAAGAGCCGAAAAATATTACAAGGAGCGTTGCCAATGAAGGCAGTATTATTATCGTTAATTTCCTTAATTATCATGGCATTATGTGTTTCCGATACACTTACGCAATCCCTCGCGGAGAAAAGGGCCATATATGCAGGCAACAGCAGTTGTCTCTCTCAATGTCACGACAAACAGGTTAACAGCTTTAAAAATAATAAGCATAACAAAGCATACGACATCATCAAAGACACGGCGCGGTATAAAGCCCTGAAAGAAAAAGGTGAAGAAAAGTCCTGCCTGCCATGTCATACTACCGGTTATGGGCAGCCGGGCGGGTTTAAGGGTGAGGAAACGACGCCCGATCAAGCGAAAGTCGGATGCGAAAGCTGCCACGGCCCCGGAAGCGCTCACATAGCGGTAAAAGCTGATGACAAAGCGGGGAAAAAAGCCTCGATTCGGCGTAAACCTGATTGCGGCATATGCCATCTGATTCATACTCATTCCTGACAGGTATTTGCGGTTCAGATAGTCTTTTACTTCGGGCTTTGGGCTTTATCTCACCACCCCTGGAATCCGGCCAGAACCGCCATCACCCCCACCGGCATGTCCAGTTTTAACAGCGCCGCCAGCCGCCGCAGATTATCTTCCGAAGGGTTTCGCAGCGAAGAAACCATTACATGGATGAGCACCGGCCAGACTCCGAGCGCTATCATGGCCAGGTAGCCGCGCCCGAACCAAAGGTAAACGGCCGGGAGAACCACCACCACCGCCAGGACAGTAAACACCAGCGCCGAAAGGAGCAAAGCGGCTCTTACTCCCCATAGTGTCGCGGCAGTCTTGATTTTGGAGAAAGCGTCGCCCCGCTCATCGGCGGCATCTTTCACCAGCTCTCTCCCAAGGTGAAACAGGAAGGCGAAAATTGCCGGTATAAGGGATTGTAACAGAGAAAATCCGGCAAAGCCCCCGTAGGCAAATGCCAGCCCCCCGAGGAAGGCGACCGCCAGATTGCCTGCCAAGGGAATACGTTTCAGTTTCAGGTCATAGAAGGTGAGGATCGCCGCGGCGGAGAAGGCAATTTTCATACCCGTGCTTCCAAGAGGAATGGCCAAAAGAAGACCGGCGATTGCGAGAAGCGCCGCCAAAATGCATGCTTCCGTTCCGGTGAGCATTCC belongs to Candidatus Latescibacter sp. and includes:
- a CDS encoding cytochrome c family protein yields the protein MKAVLLSLISLIIMALCVSDTLTQSLAEKRAIYAGNSSCLSQCHDKQVNSFKNNKHNKAYDIIKDTARYKALKEKGEEKSCLPCHTTGYGQPGGFKGEETTPDQAKVGCESCHGPGSAHIAVKADDKAGKKASIRRKPDCGICHLIHTHS
- a CDS encoding CYTH domain-containing protein — its product is MAFESELKYTVRDKSIFSRIATLREIAAYAARDTGIHRHRDTYFDTPDRCLLQAKVVFRLREEKKHSVLTFKAPGRKGGDFYHRVEIEARTDSKPADITQGHLPDIPPVQEMRKYIGNASLTVTLSVTNNRRIIVLSKQGIPRFEMAFDDVTFSGPGGTGRVLELEVESVAWEDEGLKAVGEWLTGRFDLYPAGPSKYILGMELVGEDPKNKNTEYRSQKSE
- a CDS encoding UbiA family prenyltransferase, with translation MVKLSGFFCIIRPGNVLVCALSVFSGGLLGEKPLERLSGFFPSLETGLDSWAARLLCAAVSASLILAAGNVLNDVRDLDTDRINAPHRPLPSGMLTGTEACILAALLAIAGLLLAIPLGSTGMKIAFSAAAILTFYDLKLKRIPLAGNLAVAFLGGLAFAYGGFAGFSLLQSLIPAIFAFLFHLGRELVKDAADERGDAFSKIKTAATLWGVRAALLLSALVFTVLAVVVVLPAVYLWFGRGYLAMIALGVWPVLIHVMVSSLRNPSEDNLRRLAALLKLDMPVGVMAVLAGFQGW